Proteins encoded in a region of the Perca fluviatilis chromosome 6, GENO_Pfluv_1.0, whole genome shotgun sequence genome:
- the ankrd34bb gene encoding ankyrin repeat domain 34Bb, translated as MDESREVRTDGNSLLKAVYLSRLRLTRLLLEGGAYINESNEYGETPLMVACKTHHSDPQSVPKHKMVWYLLENGADPNIQDKTGKTALMHACLEQTGAEILSLLLSSGADPTLEDHAGLSALVYAVNSGNRDILRLLLDACKAKGKDVIIITTNKLPSGHQMTKQYLNVPPPPDLEEHLHYTPTSCSLSPYEVQLQPPSQGFTATASSQPGSPRLGLRDPQRLGSGPGLVPSRPGSPIQHPSPLCVPGVDKQLNLQRLYSEQWSKSPCLLLQQSQASSLTEEPVEITPEELSVNGLTFHRRLPAVSRYNSIDIKDATVLLKARENMSVNENRGGGGRRGFGRKMSYDSSQHSASHPNLHQDSLPFPHESSPVDKDSSDCLRQFNVSSLQNVVHRQNIGIDHYSSDSQLPQFGSQDNSSKNSGGAKVGAEKHKLINSKSSALSGSRESLDSTVQRRSIAGLERRGSGALLLDHIAHTRPGYLPPLNPHAPIPNIGVSSSSSYPFSGSSKTLNGVITGSKPVLPCAPVFPRDLKAKKMLWRRHSMQSEQIIQLVNFE; from the exons ATGGATGAGTCAAGAGAGGTTCGAACTGATGGCAATTCTCTGCTGAAGGCTGTCTATTTAAGTCGTCTGCGTCTGACTCGGCTGCTCCTGGAGGGAGGGGCCTACATAAATGAGAGTAACGAATATGGCGAGACACCACTTATGGTGGCCTGCAAGACACACCATTCAGATCCACAGAGTGTGCCCAAACACAAGATGGTTTG GTATCTTCTGGAAAATGGTGCTGATCCAAACATCCAAGATAAGACAGGCAAAACAGCTTTGATGCATGCATGCCTCGAACAAACTGGAGCTGAAATTCTGTCACTCCTGCTGAGCAGTGGAGCTGATCCAACTCTGGAGGATCATGCAGGCTTATCAGCATTGGTTTATGCAGTCAATTCAGGCAACAGGGACATCCTCAGGCTCCTCCTGGATGCCTGTAAAGCCAAAGGTAAGGATgtaatcatcatcaccaccaacAAACTGCCATCCGGCCATCAGATGACAAAGCAATACCTCAATGTTCCTCCACCTCCAGACCTTGAGGAGCATCTGCATTACACCCCAACATCTTGTTCCTTGTCTCCATATGAGGTCCAGCTACAACCTCCTTCACAGGGCTTCACAGCAACGGCTTCTTCCCAACCTGGTAGCCCCCGTCTTGGCCTCAGGGATCCCCAGCGTTTGGGCTCAGGGCCTGGCCTAGTCCCATCTCGACCAGGTTCTCCAATCCAACATCCTAGTCCTTTATGTGTTCCTGGTGTAGATAAACAACTTAATCTTCAGAGGCTTTACTCAGAGCAGTGGTCCAAAAGTCCTTGCCTGCTGCTCCAGCAGAGCCAGGCCTCCTCTCTGACAGAGGAGCCGGTAGAAATTACACCTGAGGAGCTGTCCGTCAATGGCCTCACCTTCCACAGAAGACTTCCAGCTGTGTCACGGTACAACAGCATTGATATCAAAGATGCAACAGTGCTTCTGAAAGCACGAGAGAACATGTCAGTAAATGAAAATAGGGGAGGAGGTGGAAGACGAGGCTTTGGTAGAAAGATGTCATATGACAGTTCACAACATTCTGCTTCACACCCAAACTTGCATCAAGACAGTCTCCCCTTTCCCCATGAATCCAGTCCTGTGGATAAAGATTCCTCTGACTGTCTCAGACAATTTAATGTTTCCAGTCTGCAAAATGTGGTCCATCGGCAGAACATTGGTATTGACCACTACAGTTCTGACTCTCAGTTACCACAGTTTGGCAGCCAAGACAATAGCTCCAAGAATAGTGGTGGAGCTAAAGTGGGAGCAGAAAAGCACAAGCTGATCAACAGCAAATCCTCTGCTCTGTCAGGATCCAGGGAGTCCTTGGATAGCACTGTCCAGAGACGAAGCATTGCCGGGCTGGAGCGAAGAGGCTCAGGGGCCCTTCTTTTGGATCACATCGCCCACACTCGCCCTGGATACCTCCCTCCTCTGAATCCCCATGCTCCTATACCAAATATTGGGGTCAGTTCTAGCTCTTCCTACCCTTTTAGTGGAAGTAGCAAGACATTGAATGGTGTTATTACAGGGTCAAAGCCTGTTCTACCTTGTGCACCTGTTTTCCCAAGGGATCTAAAAGCCAAGAAAATGCTGTGGAGACGACACTCAATGCAGAGTGAGCAGATAATACAGCTGGTCAACTTTGAGTAA